In the genome of Dunckerocampus dactyliophorus isolate RoL2022-P2 chromosome 6, RoL_Ddac_1.1, whole genome shotgun sequence, one region contains:
- the dand5 gene encoding DAN domain family member 5, translated as MVHLISLLFLPTLAAAFPFPYNTLERVHKVSKDEFESSGDGPGESFQGIVKVVQLDPRALAQSGLFRRGLASRRAPSLHSRLPFPAFLSQARPGAALKAPVSPLHHLQAKKPAEVDLKKRQGLQMWQRAMEKGNKMAVSLPATLKDAKQTCTAVPFIQRVTSEGCATVTVHNKLCFGQCSSLFVPSEMDPARKGSHHRVPCSRCAPVKAHTVTIPLQCGAKVQERRVMLVEECKCETGREEMNAEEAAALPHF; from the exons ATGGTGCATCTCATCAGCCTGCTCTTTTTGCCAACTTTGGCAGCAGCGTTCCCCTTCCCTTATAACACTTTGGAGCGCGTCCACAAAGTCTCAAAAGATGAATTTGAGTCCTCTGGCGACGGACCGGGTGAGTCTTTCCAGGGGATCGTGAAAGTCGTGCAATTGGACCCACGTGCTTTGGCCCAGTCCGGCCTGTTCAGAAGGGGCCTGGCTTCCCGGAGAGCCCCCTCCCTGCACTCCAGACTGCCCTTCCCGGCGTTCCTCTCTCAGGCGAGACCCGGTGCAGCCCTGAAGGCCCCTGTGAGCCCGCTACACCACCTGCAAGCTAAAAAACCTGCTGAGGTGGACCTGAAGAAGCGACAAGGCCTGCAGATGTGGCAGAGAGCCATGGAGAAGggaaacaagatggccgtgtcTTTGCCAGCCACCCTAAAGGATGCCAAACAGACGTGCACTGCTGTTCCTTTCATTCAG CGTGTGACATCCGAGGGTTGCGCCACAGTGACCGTGCACAACAAGCTGTGTTTCGGCCAGTGCAGCTCCCTGTTCGTCCCCTCTGAGATGGACCCGGCCCGGAAGGGGTCCCACCATCGGGTGCCCTGCTCTCGATGCGCCCCAGTCAAGGCTCACACTGTGACCATCCCCCTGCAGTGTGGCGCCAAGGTCCAAGAGAGGCGAGTGATGctggtggaggagtgcaagtGTGAGACTGGACGTGAGGAGATGAATGCAGAGGAGGCTGCTGCTTTGCCACACTTCTAA